A DNA window from Mycolicibacter hiberniae contains the following coding sequences:
- a CDS encoding NaeI family type II restriction endonuclease, with protein MDWFDDAPDARERFRWALRDSLDELLDGQRTGRWAYQHLTKTEKTYLGTAVEVNLTKEFEFCNGDHLDWQIAGRDIDCKFSKDLGGWEIPMEMYLCADHGDRQGRADHPALLTWFDDTTSRWAAGLTTVSDESLRWKLDDNGDTVRAYNRDNKRRLAESSAAGVYWLWGGLQADLPRNLLLHLNPDRRERIFSFPNSGQKRVDQLFREVQGQIVGRQTVLTVGQQDDAPKRVRDARLHLRSGGILILGHQDSHPAIATALQLPVPVKGEWIAVRVTPVSEADTRPCCILSGQRWAVAQVDEPTVVAPELPKKLVAPTSA; from the coding sequence GTGGACTGGTTCGATGACGCACCGGACGCTCGCGAACGCTTCCGATGGGCCCTGCGCGATTCCCTCGACGAGCTGCTCGATGGCCAGCGCACCGGCCGCTGGGCCTACCAGCACCTGACGAAGACCGAGAAGACATACTTGGGCACCGCCGTTGAGGTGAATCTGACCAAGGAGTTCGAGTTTTGCAACGGAGACCATCTGGACTGGCAGATAGCCGGCCGAGACATCGACTGTAAGTTCTCCAAGGATCTCGGGGGCTGGGAGATCCCGATGGAGATGTACCTCTGCGCCGACCACGGCGACCGCCAGGGCAGGGCTGACCACCCCGCACTTCTCACCTGGTTCGACGACACCACGAGCCGCTGGGCGGCAGGGCTGACCACCGTCAGCGACGAGTCTTTGCGATGGAAGCTGGACGACAACGGCGACACCGTCCGCGCATATAACAGAGACAACAAGCGGCGCCTCGCGGAATCGTCGGCGGCAGGCGTCTACTGGCTTTGGGGCGGCCTCCAGGCCGACCTGCCGCGAAATCTGCTGCTGCACCTGAACCCGGACAGACGCGAACGCATTTTCTCGTTTCCGAATTCTGGGCAGAAAAGGGTGGACCAGCTGTTCCGCGAAGTCCAGGGACAGATAGTTGGCCGCCAGACCGTCCTCACCGTCGGACAGCAGGACGACGCGCCGAAGCGCGTTCGTGACGCCCGCCTGCACCTTCGATCGGGAGGCATCCTGATACTCGGCCACCAAGATTCGCACCCCGCCATCGCCACCGCGCTGCAGCTTCCTGTCCCCGTTAAGGGTGAGTGGATCGCTGTGCGCGTGACGCCGGTGTCCGAGGCCGACACACGACCGTGCTGCATCCTGAGCGGCCAGCGATGGGCCGTGGCGCAGGTTGACGAGCCGACGGTCGTTGCACCGGAGCTGCCCAAGAAGCTGGTAGCGCCCACCTCCGCCTAG
- a CDS encoding 3-oxoacyl-ACP synthase III family protein, whose amino-acid sequence MNRSVVSLTDVSSYVPGEPVGADYYMQFAESDTLRDNLMFRAPKFRHHVGTDETAADMIEQAAQGIIERHGREVIENVDILITHTQLPDIPFCGAGGGIAHRLGMHPTTVLDLHNGGCAAFILGLNVARQLLAAGAGRTALIAIAQNAAGQVFDQPAVRGKPQASVPGDGAAVGLVTRSDHSPILDVECRTYGQYAGDMTYAVDPYRKWWQPGPGAGYIGFTDDKITKVLARGNRQVPEVALAVCHRIGVSAADIGLLVTNQPNRVFLRNWREALEVPESRHMDTFDQYGNLFGAGIPINLDRAIAQRRVSPGEVVVMAGFAHAGDFAGAAAIRWGGPPR is encoded by the coding sequence ATGAACCGATCCGTCGTCAGCCTGACCGACGTCTCCAGCTATGTTCCGGGCGAACCCGTCGGCGCCGATTACTACATGCAGTTCGCCGAGTCCGATACGTTGCGCGACAACCTGATGTTCCGCGCACCCAAGTTCCGCCACCACGTGGGAACCGACGAGACCGCGGCCGACATGATCGAGCAGGCGGCACAGGGAATCATCGAACGCCACGGCCGAGAGGTCATCGAGAACGTCGACATCTTGATCACGCACACTCAGTTGCCCGACATCCCGTTCTGCGGCGCCGGCGGCGGCATCGCCCACCGATTGGGGATGCACCCGACCACGGTGCTGGACCTGCACAACGGCGGCTGCGCTGCCTTCATCCTGGGCCTCAACGTCGCCCGCCAGCTGCTGGCGGCCGGCGCCGGGCGCACGGCGTTGATCGCCATCGCCCAGAACGCCGCCGGTCAGGTGTTCGATCAGCCTGCCGTGCGCGGAAAGCCGCAGGCCTCGGTGCCCGGCGACGGCGCCGCTGTCGGGTTGGTGACCCGGTCGGATCACTCGCCGATCCTCGACGTCGAATGCCGGACCTACGGGCAGTACGCCGGCGATATGACCTACGCCGTCGACCCGTACCGCAAGTGGTGGCAACCCGGGCCGGGGGCCGGCTACATCGGATTCACCGACGACAAGATCACCAAGGTGCTCGCGCGCGGAAACCGGCAGGTTCCCGAGGTCGCCCTGGCGGTGTGTCACCGCATCGGAGTGTCCGCCGCCGATATCGGCCTGCTGGTCACCAATCAGCCCAACCGGGTGTTTCTGCGCAATTGGCGCGAAGCCCTCGAAGTGCCCGAATCGCGCCATATGGACACCTTCGATCAGTATGGCAACCTGTTCGGCGCCGGTATCCCGATCAACCTCGATCGCGCGATTGCCCAACGGCGGGTGTCACCGGGCGAGGTGGTGGTGATGGCCGGCTTCGCGCACGCCGGTGATTTCGCCGGTGCGGCCGCGATCCGCTGGGGCGGACCGCCGCGATGA
- a CDS encoding thiamine pyrophosphate-binding protein produces MSRIATVVDHIVAQLAAMGVGHIFGVDGANIEDLYDAAYFLPGITAVLAKHEFSAATMADGYSRSGAGLGVVAATSGGGALNLIAGLGESLASRVPVLALVGQAPSALDGRGSFQDTSGRNGALDAQALFSAVSVFCERVTDPEHILAALPRAIAAARTGGPAVLLLPKDVQQALITIPTSGAYHGGDHRVISDPHPILRALRNAHGPVTIIAGEQVARDDARAELENLRALLRARVVCVPDAKDVSGTTGLGASSALGVAGVMGHPSVVETLHASAVCLVVGTRLSLTARAGLDEALSAVRTLSIGSAAPYLPCTHVHTADLRVSLRAICRELSGAGRPRWLRVPETVPRTALAPPPYTGPGVRYRDAMAVLDRTLPDGTDIVVDAGNTGAAAIHYLPPRRGGRYLAALGMGGMGYSFGAGIGTALGRGRRTVVIAGDGAFFMHGMEIHTAVQYRLPILFVLLNNNAHAMCVTREQLFYDGLYSYNRFTPSHLGAGLASMLPGLTAIDATDAGAFAEAVARALDRNGPSVISVECAADEIPPFAPFLAPSAKPDTALRHNGEVTTHQEDHCNVVASTR; encoded by the coding sequence ATGTCCAGGATTGCTACCGTGGTCGATCACATCGTCGCCCAGTTGGCGGCCATGGGAGTCGGTCACATCTTCGGCGTCGATGGCGCGAATATCGAAGATCTTTACGACGCAGCGTATTTCCTCCCCGGCATCACCGCGGTGCTGGCCAAACATGAGTTCTCCGCGGCCACCATGGCCGATGGCTACAGCCGCAGCGGCGCCGGCCTGGGAGTGGTGGCCGCCACGTCGGGCGGCGGCGCGCTGAATCTTATTGCCGGTCTGGGTGAATCCTTGGCCAGCCGGGTGCCGGTGCTGGCGCTGGTAGGCCAGGCGCCGAGCGCTTTGGACGGCCGGGGCAGTTTTCAAGACACCAGCGGCCGCAACGGCGCACTCGACGCGCAGGCGTTGTTCTCGGCGGTATCGGTCTTCTGCGAGCGGGTGACCGACCCCGAACACATCCTGGCTGCCCTACCTCGCGCGATCGCCGCCGCACGCACCGGTGGGCCCGCAGTACTTCTGCTGCCCAAGGATGTTCAGCAGGCACTCATCACGATTCCGACTTCCGGCGCCTACCACGGCGGCGATCATCGCGTGATCAGCGACCCGCATCCCATCCTGCGGGCGCTGCGCAACGCCCACGGACCGGTCACGATCATCGCGGGCGAGCAGGTGGCCCGCGACGACGCCCGCGCCGAACTCGAGAACCTGCGGGCACTGCTGCGGGCCCGGGTGGTGTGCGTCCCGGACGCCAAGGATGTCTCCGGCACAACGGGTCTGGGAGCCTCCTCAGCACTGGGGGTGGCAGGTGTGATGGGCCACCCGTCAGTCGTCGAGACCCTGCACGCCAGCGCGGTGTGCCTGGTGGTGGGAACCCGACTGTCGCTGACGGCGCGCGCCGGCCTCGATGAAGCCCTGAGCGCTGTTCGCACCCTGTCGATCGGTTCAGCGGCGCCGTACCTGCCGTGCACACACGTGCACACCGCCGACCTTCGCGTGTCGCTGCGCGCCATCTGCCGGGAACTCTCCGGCGCCGGGCGTCCGCGGTGGCTACGCGTACCCGAGACGGTGCCACGCACCGCGTTGGCTCCCCCGCCCTACACCGGCCCGGGAGTGCGCTATCGGGATGCGATGGCCGTGCTGGACCGCACGCTGCCCGACGGCACCGACATCGTCGTCGATGCCGGCAACACCGGCGCGGCGGCGATCCACTACCTGCCGCCGCGCCGCGGCGGTCGCTACCTGGCTGCACTCGGTATGGGCGGCATGGGCTACAGCTTCGGCGCCGGTATCGGCACGGCACTGGGCCGCGGCCGGCGCACCGTGGTGATCGCCGGAGACGGCGCGTTCTTCATGCACGGGATGGAGATTCACACCGCCGTCCAATACCGCCTTCCGATCCTGTTCGTGCTGTTGAACAACAACGCGCACGCCATGTGCGTCACCCGCGAGCAGCTTTTCTACGACGGCCTCTACAGCTACAACCGCTTCACTCCCAGCCACCTCGGCGCCGGTCTGGCCTCGATGTTGCCGGGCCTCACCGCCATCGACGCCACCGACGCCGGCGCGTTCGCCGAGGCGGTGGCACGGGCGTTGGACCGCAACGGCCCGTCGGTGATCAGCGTCGAGTGCGCCGCCGACGAGATACCCCCGTTCGCCCCGTTCCTTGCCCCCTCGGCCAAACCCGACACCGCACTCCGCCACAACGGCGAAGTAACCACCCACCAGGAGGATCACTGCAATGTCGTTGCCAGCACTCGCTGA
- a CDS encoding sigma-70 family RNA polymerase sigma factor, translating into MPRTGIPSDHEAALIRGLYEEHAAVLWRYALRLTGDASRAEDVVQETLLRAWQHPEVIGDAERSPRAWLCTVARNMIIDERRSARYRHVVASLDETTAPEQATRDEVDNALDRMLIGDAMTRLSEEHRAVIERSYYRGWSTGQIAENLGIAEGTVKSRLHYAVRALRLALQEMGVTR; encoded by the coding sequence TTGCCTCGGACCGGTATTCCGTCGGACCATGAAGCCGCGCTGATACGAGGGCTCTACGAGGAGCACGCCGCGGTGTTATGGCGCTACGCCCTGCGCTTGACCGGCGATGCCAGCCGCGCCGAAGACGTCGTGCAGGAGACGCTGCTGCGTGCCTGGCAACACCCGGAGGTCATCGGCGACGCCGAACGCTCGCCTCGGGCCTGGTTGTGCACCGTGGCCCGCAACATGATCATCGATGAACGACGCAGCGCGCGGTACCGTCACGTCGTCGCATCGCTCGACGAGACGACCGCCCCCGAGCAGGCCACTCGCGACGAGGTGGACAACGCCCTGGACCGGATGCTGATCGGCGACGCGATGACCCGTCTGTCGGAGGAACACCGGGCGGTGATCGAGCGCTCCTATTACCGTGGATGGAGTACGGGCCAGATCGCCGAGAACCTCGGGATCGCTGAGGGAACTGTGAAATCACGCCTGCACTATGCGGTACGGGCTCTACGACTCGCCCTACAGGAGATGGGGGTGACACGATGA
- a CDS encoding sigma factor-like helix-turn-helix DNA-binding protein gives MTTDDHGRLSSASPTTPPGVAPTRARVATALARLSTDHRALLRRAVSDGWSTAQIAADLQIAENTVKAQLHYALRTLQQTLRDMGTVL, from the coding sequence ATGACCACTGACGATCACGGCCGCCTGAGCAGCGCCTCACCCACCACACCCCCCGGTGTCGCGCCCACCCGCGCCCGGGTCGCCACCGCGCTGGCGCGGCTCTCCACCGATCACCGGGCCCTGCTGCGGCGTGCCGTCTCCGACGGCTGGAGCACCGCACAGATCGCGGCAGATCTGCAGATCGCCGAAAACACCGTGAAAGCCCAGCTGCACTACGCCCTGCGGACCCTGCAACAGACACTGCGAGACATGGGAACGGTGCTATGA
- a CDS encoding anti-sigma factor family protein gives MTTPREFAPADGEHPYAMWDAAYVLGSLSPADRREFEGHLAGCAQCREAVAEISGVPALLSQLDDAGVTAMDASGAAQPPPPGTLLPALLTEVRRRRRRTRLVTWSASAAAAAVLGIGVLIGIDATTTSPHHDAVPMAQVGTTALASTVVVTDNSWGSYIDLSCVCLAPVNAHHDTLALVVVGRDGSQTRLATWVAEPGHTATPAGSISTPSHQIAAVQVVSAVDGKVLLERTL, from the coding sequence ATGACCACGCCACGAGAGTTCGCCCCGGCCGACGGCGAGCACCCTTACGCGATGTGGGATGCCGCCTACGTGCTCGGGTCGTTGTCACCGGCTGATCGGCGAGAATTCGAAGGGCACCTCGCCGGGTGCGCGCAGTGCCGCGAGGCCGTCGCCGAGATCAGCGGCGTGCCTGCCCTGCTCTCGCAGCTCGACGATGCCGGTGTCACCGCGATGGATGCCTCCGGTGCCGCGCAGCCGCCGCCCCCGGGCACTCTGCTGCCGGCCCTGCTCACCGAGGTGCGCCGGCGTCGCCGCCGTACCCGGCTGGTGACGTGGTCGGCGTCGGCTGCCGCGGCGGCCGTCCTGGGCATCGGTGTGCTGATCGGCATCGACGCCACCACGACATCACCTCACCACGATGCGGTGCCGATGGCGCAGGTCGGAACGACGGCGCTGGCCAGTACGGTCGTTGTCACCGACAACTCCTGGGGCAGCTACATCGACTTGAGCTGTGTCTGCCTGGCGCCGGTGAACGCCCACCACGACACCCTGGCGTTGGTGGTGGTGGGACGCGACGGCAGCCAGACCCGGTTGGCGACCTGGGTCGCTGAACCCGGGCACACTGCCACACCGGCGGGCAGCATCTCGACACCGTCGCATCAAATCGCTGCCGTTCAAGTGGTTTCGGCCGTTGACGGCAAGGTCCTGCTGGAGCGCACGCTGTAG
- a CDS encoding NAD(P)/FAD-dependent oxidoreductase, whose translation MTGFDTDLLIVGGGPGGLATALCARQQGLSVIVADPRASPIDKACGEGLMPGGLEVLTSLGVDPEGMPLRGITYLDEQRRAEAPFRNGPGRGVRRTTLHAALTDQAKRSDVDWIAARIGDVVQDDRGVTAGGVRARWLIAADGLHSTVRRAVGISCTAGVPRRYGLRWHYRVPAWSESVEVYWSRWGEAYVTPVDPELVGVAVLSAHRPQLDWFPRLAARLGDAPHGPARGCGPMRQVVSRRVAGRVLLVGDAAGYEDALTGEGISLAVKQAAAAVAAIIDDNPDAYERSWRSITRRYRLLTRGLVLAGAWQPARRALVPACCALPSVFDRAVHLLAH comes from the coding sequence ATGACCGGCTTCGACACCGACCTGCTGATCGTCGGCGGCGGACCGGGGGGACTTGCCACAGCGCTGTGCGCTCGTCAGCAGGGGCTTTCGGTGATCGTCGCCGATCCTCGGGCCAGCCCCATCGACAAGGCCTGCGGGGAGGGGCTGATGCCGGGCGGGCTGGAGGTGCTCACCTCGCTCGGGGTGGATCCAGAAGGTATGCCCCTGCGCGGCATCACCTACCTCGACGAGCAGCGACGGGCGGAGGCCCCGTTCCGCAATGGGCCGGGGCGCGGCGTGCGCCGCACCACGCTGCACGCTGCGCTGACCGATCAGGCCAAGCGCAGCGACGTCGACTGGATCGCCGCCCGCATCGGCGACGTCGTTCAAGACGACAGGGGAGTCACCGCCGGCGGCGTCCGAGCCCGGTGGCTGATCGCCGCCGACGGACTGCACTCCACCGTCCGCCGCGCCGTCGGGATCTCCTGTACCGCCGGCGTGCCCCGGCGCTACGGGCTGCGGTGGCACTACCGGGTTCCGGCGTGGTCGGAATCCGTCGAGGTGTACTGGTCGCGCTGGGGAGAGGCCTACGTGACGCCGGTCGACCCGGAGCTGGTGGGGGTGGCCGTATTGTCGGCGCACCGCCCCCAGCTGGACTGGTTTCCGCGCCTGGCAGCCCGCCTCGGTGACGCCCCACACGGCCCCGCCCGGGGCTGCGGGCCGATGCGGCAAGTGGTTTCGCGCCGTGTCGCCGGCCGGGTGCTGCTGGTCGGCGACGCGGCCGGCTACGAGGATGCGCTCACCGGCGAGGGCATCAGCCTGGCCGTCAAGCAGGCCGCCGCGGCTGTCGCCGCGATCATCGACGACAACCCGGATGCTTACGAGCGCTCCTGGCGCTCGATCACCCGCCGGTATCGCCTGCTCACCCGGGGGTTGGTGCTGGCCGGTGCATGGCAGCCGGCCCGACGGGCGCTGGTTCCCGCATGCTGCGCACTGCCGAGCGTGTTCGACCGCGCGGTGCACCTGCTGGCCCACTGA
- a CDS encoding SRPBCC family protein, translating into MSLPALADISVHTGSPGPIDGLVRVETSPREVATPIIMEMMHSVYPHDAVFGDYCTVNDYIDCPPDELFEYLSDTRCLEEWTYSLRGFTPADESGLWLAYDRLGSETKIYTRTVSNRQARTVDYHCAWDQPDHLWMIYLMRVIDAQVVLNKPGSVVLWTNCHHPFYDHNPYPDTAPPQRPVWVGDFWDMFGAGHLLELKNLKAIAEYRHRNGLPITPFWMR; encoded by the coding sequence ATGTCGTTGCCAGCACTCGCTGATATCAGCGTTCACACCGGCTCACCGGGGCCCATCGACGGCCTGGTCCGCGTCGAGACCAGCCCCCGGGAGGTCGCCACCCCGATCATCATGGAGATGATGCACTCGGTCTACCCTCACGACGCGGTCTTCGGCGACTATTGCACCGTCAACGACTACATCGACTGTCCGCCCGACGAATTGTTCGAATACCTTTCCGACACCCGCTGTTTGGAAGAGTGGACCTACAGTCTGCGCGGCTTCACCCCGGCCGACGAATCCGGGCTTTGGCTCGCCTACGACCGCCTGGGTTCGGAAACCAAGATCTACACCCGCACGGTGTCCAACCGGCAAGCGCGTACCGTGGACTATCACTGCGCCTGGGACCAGCCCGACCACCTCTGGATGATCTACCTGATGCGGGTCATCGACGCTCAGGTCGTGCTCAACAAGCCCGGATCGGTTGTGCTGTGGACCAATTGCCACCACCCGTTCTACGACCACAACCCCTATCCGGACACCGCGCCACCGCAGCGACCGGTGTGGGTGGGCGACTTCTGGGACATGTTCGGCGCCGGCCATCTGCTGGAACTGAAGAACTTGAAGGCGATCGCCGAATACCGGCACCGCAATGGCCTGCCGATCACCCCGTTCTGGATGCGGTGA
- a CDS encoding aminotransferase class I/II-fold pyridoxal phosphate-dependent enzyme: MTSAAYADSLIAHRSGAGPSAVDPFALALNESPLPPLPAVRAALIDRMGAANRYPDFLPFRLRRLIADHAQVGEENVAIGSGASGLALRVFQTFATPGERIVLSTPTFDGFPAFARMAGLDLVDIPLDGDGHHDLTAMAHAAQHARMVVVCRPHNPTGTVEPVAEVERLVANVPADTIVVLDEAYIEFVSPGRRIDVSRLIARFPNVIVLRTFSKAYGLAGLRIGYALAAPALAGLLWSTQLPFGTGAGCTEAVAASYAAAAQLEQRIARIVAERSYLRARLHAAGARTTDSHANFVYLTAAERSWSEAFTGSGLRVRGYPDGAVRITVGSRASTLRVLAAVERALSGPAGAPRGRTRSAVRSMREPAPVGPAAMHRPAPTPG, encoded by the coding sequence ATGACGTCTGCGGCGTATGCGGATTCCTTGATCGCGCACCGTAGCGGCGCGGGCCCGTCAGCGGTCGATCCTTTCGCGTTGGCGCTCAACGAGAGCCCGCTGCCGCCGCTGCCGGCGGTGCGTGCGGCACTGATCGACCGCATGGGCGCGGCCAACCGCTATCCGGACTTTCTGCCCTTCCGGTTGCGCCGTCTGATAGCCGATCACGCGCAGGTGGGCGAGGAGAACGTGGCCATCGGTTCCGGGGCGTCCGGGCTGGCACTGCGGGTGTTCCAAACGTTCGCAACTCCCGGAGAACGAATCGTATTGAGCACACCTACTTTTGATGGGTTTCCGGCTTTTGCGCGCATGGCCGGCCTGGACCTGGTCGACATACCACTCGACGGCGACGGCCATCATGATCTGACCGCCATGGCGCACGCCGCCCAACATGCGCGGATGGTCGTGGTGTGCCGGCCGCACAATCCGACCGGAACCGTGGAGCCCGTCGCCGAGGTCGAACGGCTGGTTGCGAACGTACCCGCCGACACCATCGTGGTGCTCGACGAGGCCTACATCGAATTCGTCTCCCCCGGCCGGCGCATCGACGTGTCCCGCCTCATCGCGCGGTTTCCGAACGTGATCGTGTTGCGGACCTTCTCCAAGGCCTACGGTCTGGCCGGGCTGCGGATCGGCTATGCGCTGGCGGCGCCGGCGCTGGCCGGCCTGCTGTGGTCGACGCAGCTTCCGTTCGGCACCGGCGCCGGATGCACCGAGGCGGTGGCCGCGTCGTATGCGGCCGCAGCGCAGTTGGAGCAGCGCATCGCCCGGATCGTCGCCGAGCGCAGCTATCTGCGGGCCCGGTTGCACGCAGCAGGTGCCCGCACCACCGATTCGCACGCCAACTTCGTGTACCTGACGGCGGCGGAGCGGTCCTGGAGCGAGGCTTTCACCGGCAGCGGTCTGCGGGTCCGCGGCTATCCGGACGGAGCGGTGCGCATCACGGTGGGTTCGCGGGCATCGACGCTGCGGGTGCTGGCGGCGGTGGAGCGGGCCCTCAGTGGGCCAGCAGGTGCACCGCGCGGTCGAACACGCTCGGCAGTGCGCAGCATGCGGGAACCAGCGCCCGTCGGGCCGGCTGCCATGCACCGGCCAGCACCAACCCCCGGGTGA
- a CDS encoding carotenoid oxygenase family protein, with protein sequence MTTSHHEYSKWDAAYVLGSLSVADRREFETHLAQCALCQEAVHTLAEMPAVLSLLDREDFTPAVDGERSAHFPTARTRVAHSVHGLTDQRDSAAPVAVLQPPETVFPVFRPGNYGPVPDELTAFDLTVEGSIPAELNGWYLRNGPNPRDAGGHWCTGDGMVHGVRLENGRAAWYRNRWVRTDSFERRVPPLNDDGSRNLRASAANTHVIQHAGKTLALMDTALPYEITHDLDTVGAYDFGGQLVDSMAPHPKVCPATGELHFFGYGDLTRPHINYYRAGADGTVRVRRPIEVPGLTLMHDFALTAQHVVFLDLPLVFNPRVALTGPIERDLPYRWDDTYGARIGVLRRDDPFGPVRWFDIDPCYVFHIANAFDVESHRGNEIVLHVVRYPELWRGSSDFETTAALWRWTIDLATGAVAQTQLDDRDIEFPRVDDRRVGADARYAVAVSTQGLVRYDLVHDSAEVHRFGVNGMAGAPDEAVFAPAPGQRDESAGWYLSYVYSPVRESSDLVILNASDFDAPPVARVRLPRRVPHGFHGSWIPD encoded by the coding sequence ATGACCACGTCGCACCACGAGTACAGCAAGTGGGATGCCGCCTACGTGCTGGGATCCCTGTCGGTGGCCGACCGTCGCGAATTCGAGACACACCTGGCGCAATGCGCGTTGTGCCAGGAAGCCGTCCACACACTCGCCGAGATGCCCGCGGTGCTGTCCCTGCTGGACCGTGAGGACTTCACCCCCGCCGTCGACGGCGAGCGCAGCGCACATTTCCCGACCGCACGCACCCGAGTAGCCCACAGCGTCCACGGGCTCACGGATCAGCGGGATTCCGCCGCCCCGGTGGCGGTGCTGCAGCCGCCGGAAACGGTGTTTCCGGTCTTCCGGCCCGGCAACTACGGCCCGGTCCCCGACGAGCTCACCGCCTTCGACCTGACGGTCGAGGGAAGTATCCCGGCCGAACTGAACGGCTGGTATCTGCGTAACGGCCCCAACCCGCGCGACGCGGGCGGGCACTGGTGCACCGGGGACGGCATGGTGCACGGGGTTCGGCTGGAGAACGGCCGGGCTGCCTGGTACCGCAACCGTTGGGTGCGCACCGACAGCTTCGAACGTCGGGTCCCGCCGCTCAACGACGACGGCAGCCGCAATCTGCGGGCCAGCGCGGCCAACACGCACGTGATCCAGCACGCCGGCAAGACCCTGGCCCTGATGGACACCGCGTTGCCCTACGAGATCACCCACGACTTGGACACGGTGGGTGCCTACGACTTCGGCGGCCAACTGGTCGATTCGATGGCCCCGCACCCCAAAGTCTGTCCCGCCACCGGCGAACTGCACTTCTTCGGCTACGGCGATCTGACCCGGCCGCACATCAACTACTACCGGGCCGGTGCTGACGGCACCGTGAGGGTTCGCCGTCCGATCGAGGTCCCCGGACTGACGCTGATGCATGACTTCGCGCTGACCGCGCAGCATGTGGTGTTCCTGGACCTGCCGTTGGTGTTCAATCCGCGGGTCGCGCTCACCGGGCCCATCGAGCGTGACCTGCCGTACCGCTGGGACGACACCTACGGCGCCCGCATCGGCGTGTTGCGCCGCGACGACCCCTTCGGTCCGGTCCGCTGGTTCGACATCGACCCGTGCTACGTCTTCCACATCGCCAACGCATTCGACGTGGAATCGCACCGCGGCAACGAGATAGTGCTGCATGTGGTCCGCTACCCCGAACTGTGGCGCGGCAGTAGCGACTTCGAGACCACCGCCGCGCTGTGGCGCTGGACGATCGACCTGGCCACCGGCGCGGTGGCCCAGACCCAGCTCGACGACCGCGACATCGAGTTCCCCCGCGTGGACGACCGCCGCGTCGGTGCCGACGCTCGCTACGCCGTCGCGGTCAGCACGCAGGGCCTGGTCCGCTACGACCTGGTTCACGACAGCGCCGAGGTGCACCGATTCGGCGTCAACGGCATGGCGGGCGCGCCTGATGAGGCGGTGTTCGCACCGGCGCCGGGCCAGCGGGACGAATCGGCCGGCTGGTATCTGAGTTACGTCTACAGTCCGGTCCGCGAGTCCAGCGACCTGGTGATCCTCAACGCGTCGGACTTCGACGCCCCACCAGTCGCCCGGGTACGACTGCCGCGGCGCGTGCCGCACGGCTTTCACGGGAGCTGGATCCCGGACTGA
- a CDS encoding chymotrypsin family serine protease produces the protein MAAFRRLPPKTLLTRLGFAALAVAVLAGIVWSTRAQPVRQLIPLPAAEAIGPGVGINVTADGSSEATSCTAGFLVQTKTGQPGLLSAGHCNTPGGRGAVSIHHGALYPTVGTFAESVYDARTGNNIGLITLNDPGKIPLTSEIDGLPVTGLAERVEVGDTLCHLGSRSDEPLCGPVAAAEKDKVRFTASGTCGDAGGPAFRMRPDGTAEAVGILTVVSDGEDPEAACEAPNESSVAQLIKPWLDAWQLTLVTTSA, from the coding sequence GTGGCTGCCTTTCGACGACTCCCACCCAAAACCCTCCTCACTCGCCTGGGCTTCGCGGCCCTCGCCGTCGCCGTCCTAGCGGGCATCGTCTGGTCTACCCGCGCCCAACCGGTGCGCCAGCTCATCCCGCTTCCTGCCGCGGAGGCCATCGGCCCCGGTGTCGGAATCAATGTCACCGCCGACGGCAGCTCGGAGGCCACCAGCTGCACCGCGGGCTTCCTGGTGCAGACCAAGACCGGCCAGCCGGGGCTGCTGTCGGCGGGGCACTGCAACACGCCCGGTGGGCGCGGCGCGGTGTCCATCCACCACGGCGCCCTGTACCCCACCGTCGGCACCTTCGCCGAAAGCGTCTACGACGCCAGGACCGGCAACAACATCGGCCTGATCACCCTCAACGACCCGGGCAAAATTCCGCTGACCTCGGAGATCGACGGCCTTCCGGTGACCGGCCTGGCCGAACGTGTCGAGGTCGGCGACACCCTGTGCCATCTGGGAAGCCGTAGCGACGAGCCGCTGTGCGGACCGGTGGCCGCGGCGGAGAAGGACAAGGTCCGGTTCACCGCGTCCGGCACCTGCGGCGATGCCGGTGGCCCCGCGTTTCGGATGCGGCCCGACGGCACCGCCGAAGCGGTCGGCATCCTGACCGTGGTGTCCGACGGCGAGGATCCCGAGGCGGCCTGCGAAGCGCCGAACGAATCGTCGGTCGCGCAGCTGATCAAGCCGTGGCTGGATGCCTGGCAGCTGACGCTGGTCACCACGTCGGCGTAG